A part of Pararhizobium sp. A13 genomic DNA contains:
- a CDS encoding translocation/assembly module TamB domain-containing protein: MNRFLRFLKAASRWFLYCLGLVLVAAVLFLLFAGFTAPGARLVAAMIEKYASTPDQIVRINDPSALLTGDFTASSVTLFDSKGVYAEIREVAIDWSPTALFAKRFEAAKLSAGSVRLERLPIPSQETREVRKTFALPLDVKIDAFDLKDVVIGKEIAGVDQFLSAQGKLNATNASIATALAVAQRDRPDAKAIADIIFNPAGNELRLETTIEEPKGGLLAKALRLPGEPAISVNVTGQGPLSNWSGTATAALDGKAVLKLGGQHTLAADGFRTVSLKGGGTFSDLLPAAFRPLFEGTTDIDLSAAIDGKTVRIQTGNVSTGALTLSASGTYSTTGQNDLQASLTGKNGPIDFRLPLEKGEAHLAIDTASVSLIGDAQTAVLDIGAAIGKATLPQGEIEAIKLHAYSDGFNLSTRTGPLKTTIETGATRFANADIDRVIKGPVKIDGSLSLTPETVSFDPITIESASIGGTLTGSYTIAENTLATGFKLFALPAVLPPALAAKFDTTIVIAGNLGTGANGNVDVSDLTIKSGTVEVAASAALETGNLTAAITGTVPEIGKLLADAKGSATFSADVTGPLDALDVKAKVTSSGTTLAGRTLNDFAVNADAVIGRDGPTGTVTASGSVDGQVINAKADIATAKGTTNVPSFEAVIGSNTLKGSLDLTKEFEPNGSLTFNFPDVGLLAAMAGQTASGDLAGSASIKTESGMTSVAVKASGSGITRGDLVITKPAADITIADLKALAIKGAVTVEEVKQGSNLLTGLKLGFEQQGKTTNFALDGIYDAAPLSARGDLQSAAGRTTIKLQSFTAAPKKIPLELANPTTIVIEKGAVNLQRLAINAYGGTATLTGSAGEKLNITAALAGIDTRLPLEGGETHIVLDTGTASINGDMQSAVLDVAANVAEVALPQGRFDAIKLTAHSDAFNLATRSGAVTATVEAGATQLTNADLDRLVKGPLTVATTLDVTPETIGFSPITIGSANLDGALAGTFSLADNRLNTTFKLSARPAALPASISAKFDTPVDVAGTLATGPDGAVDITNLNVTSGTLQAAGSVALKSQTLTAALTGTVLDLGKVLADAEGQANFTVDATGPLGNLGVKAEITSRGATLAGRTLSDLQLTADATANPKNPQAKITATGVLGGQAINVKADLVSKDGRTSVPVLQVQIGENTLNGVVNFTSDFLPQGTIDFTFPDVGLLAAMAGEKASGDLAGSASIKSDGGITSIALKASGSGIKRGDLVITKPVADITIADLKALAIKGNLSIETFAQGANRVSGLKLDFVQQENQTNVALDGSYDGAPLKLRADIQTAGGKTTVDLASFTAAPRKIPVKLSAPTTISIENGTVSLQKLTIAASGGTITVTGSAGEKLDLAINLNALPARLANTFAPSLGADGAISGTVGVKGTSTAPVATYDLRWANAVVAQARSAGVSALDITAKGQFANSTVTLDATISGAGGLSFRGGGKVGLTGNRPIDMKFSGNLPFGLAAGLLAQQGFTLTGAANVDLAIRGAATAPQITGTISTSGARLVDVRRNLAITDLTANISLDGKQASIQKLSGRLASGGSLDVSGTVGIAPGSGFPADLTIRLDNATYVDGSLFTANVDGALTLKGSLTAAPVLGGKVTIQKAAITIPEKLPASLSEINIKHKNAPAKVRQMQADVKSDTASSGGAKSGGVAFDLAVHAPGKLFVRGRGIDAELGGDLTIRGTAAQPVVSGGFQMRRGRLEILGKRLDFSDGTISFGGNLIPTLDLDATSTAGSTTITVNVAGLANNPTVTFSSSPALPQDEILAQLIFNRSLSNLSALQIAQLASAVSQLAGGGSNSLLDGLRNKLGVDDLDVSTDANGGAQVTAGKYLNDRTYLELQSGSEAGSGKAIINLDVGRGVKLRGEAGSSGTGAGIFYEKEY; the protein is encoded by the coding sequence ACGTCGTCATCGGCAAAGAGATCGCCGGCGTCGATCAGTTCCTGAGCGCTCAAGGCAAGCTGAACGCCACCAATGCCAGCATTGCCACCGCGCTTGCCGTCGCGCAACGCGACCGGCCCGATGCCAAGGCCATCGCCGACATCATCTTCAATCCGGCCGGCAACGAGTTGAGACTGGAGACCACGATCGAGGAACCGAAAGGCGGATTGCTGGCCAAGGCCTTGCGCCTGCCCGGCGAACCGGCAATCAGCGTCAACGTCACCGGCCAGGGGCCGCTTTCCAACTGGAGCGGCACGGCGACAGCCGCACTCGACGGCAAAGCAGTATTGAAGCTCGGCGGCCAGCACACGCTGGCCGCCGATGGATTCCGCACCGTCTCGCTCAAGGGCGGCGGCACGTTCAGCGATCTTCTGCCCGCCGCCTTCCGGCCGTTGTTCGAAGGCACCACCGACATCGACCTTTCCGCGGCGATCGACGGCAAGACCGTCCGCATCCAAACAGGCAATGTCTCCACCGGCGCGCTGACGCTGTCGGCATCCGGCACCTACAGCACGACAGGTCAAAACGACCTGCAGGCGAGCCTCACCGGCAAGAACGGTCCGATCGATTTCCGCCTGCCGCTGGAAAAAGGCGAGGCCCACCTCGCGATCGACACGGCCAGCGTCTCGCTGATCGGCGATGCGCAAACCGCGGTGCTCGACATCGGCGCTGCGATCGGCAAGGCGACGTTGCCTCAGGGTGAGATCGAGGCGATCAAGCTGCACGCCTATAGCGACGGCTTCAACCTCTCAACGCGCACCGGACCGCTCAAAACCACGATAGAAACCGGTGCGACCCGCTTTGCCAACGCCGATATCGATCGTGTGATCAAGGGACCGGTCAAGATCGACGGCTCGCTGTCGCTGACACCGGAAACGGTATCCTTCGATCCGATCACCATCGAAAGCGCCAGCATCGGCGGCACGCTGACCGGCTCCTACACGATCGCCGAAAATACGCTCGCGACCGGTTTCAAGCTCTTCGCCCTGCCCGCCGTCCTGCCGCCGGCGCTGGCTGCGAAATTCGACACGACGATCGTCATCGCCGGCAATCTCGGAACAGGCGCCAATGGTAACGTCGATGTGAGCGACCTCACCATCAAGTCCGGGACCGTCGAGGTCGCCGCCTCAGCGGCGCTCGAAACCGGCAATCTGACGGCCGCAATCACCGGCACCGTGCCGGAAATCGGCAAGCTGCTCGCCGACGCCAAGGGCTCTGCCACCTTCAGCGCCGACGTGACCGGGCCGCTCGATGCGCTCGACGTCAAGGCCAAGGTCACGTCGAGCGGAACAACGCTTGCCGGCCGCACTCTGAACGACTTCGCCGTCAATGCCGATGCGGTCATCGGCCGCGACGGGCCGACGGGAACCGTCACCGCCAGCGGCAGCGTCGACGGACAGGTGATCAACGCCAAGGCGGATATCGCAACGGCGAAAGGCACGACCAATGTTCCGTCGTTCGAGGCGGTGATCGGATCAAACACCCTGAAAGGTTCGCTCGATCTGACGAAGGAGTTCGAGCCGAACGGTTCGCTCACCTTCAACTTCCCTGATGTCGGACTGCTCGCCGCGATGGCCGGGCAGACCGCGTCCGGCGACCTCGCCGGCTCGGCCAGTATCAAGACGGAAAGCGGCATGACCTCCGTTGCGGTGAAAGCCAGCGGTTCCGGCATCACGCGCGGCGATCTGGTCATCACCAAGCCGGCTGCCGACATCACCATTGCCGACCTCAAGGCGCTGGCGATCAAGGGCGCTGTGACGGTCGAGGAAGTGAAGCAGGGCAGCAACCTGCTCACCGGCCTCAAGCTCGGCTTCGAGCAGCAGGGCAAAACGACGAATTTCGCTCTTGACGGGATCTATGACGCCGCCCCGCTCAGCGCCCGCGGCGATCTGCAGAGCGCTGCCGGACGCACGACGATCAAGCTGCAATCCTTCACGGCAGCACCGAAGAAAATCCCGCTGGAACTCGCCAACCCGACCACCATCGTGATCGAGAAAGGCGCCGTCAACCTGCAACGACTGGCGATCAACGCCTATGGCGGCACCGCCACCCTCACCGGCAGCGCTGGCGAAAAACTGAACATAACCGCCGCGCTCGCCGGTATCGACACCCGCCTACCACTTGAAGGCGGCGAGACGCATATCGTGCTTGATACAGGCACGGCATCGATCAACGGCGACATGCAGTCCGCGGTCCTCGATGTTGCGGCCAATGTCGCCGAGGTTGCACTGCCGCAGGGACGCTTCGACGCCATCAAGCTGACCGCACACAGCGACGCCTTCAATCTCGCCACGCGCTCCGGCGCGGTGACAGCGACGGTCGAGGCCGGTGCGACGCAACTGACCAATGCCGATCTCGATCGGTTGGTCAAAGGCCCGCTCACGGTGGCAACGACGCTCGATGTGACACCCGAAACGATCGGTTTCAGCCCGATCACGATCGGCAGCGCCAATCTCGACGGCGCGCTCGCCGGCACTTTCAGCCTTGCCGACAACAGGCTGAACACGACGTTCAAGCTCTCGGCCCGCCCGGCCGCCCTGCCCGCCTCCATCTCGGCAAAATTCGATACGCCGGTGGACGTCGCCGGCACGCTTGCGACCGGCCCTGACGGCGCCGTCGACATCACGAACCTCAACGTGACCTCCGGCACGCTCCAGGCCGCCGGTTCCGTCGCGCTCAAGTCGCAGACCCTGACGGCCGCACTGACCGGCACCGTGCTTGATCTCGGCAAGGTGCTCGCTGATGCAGAAGGCCAGGCCAACTTCACGGTTGACGCTACCGGCCCGCTCGGCAATCTCGGCGTCAAGGCCGAAATCACGTCCCGCGGCGCGACGCTTGCCGGCCGCACCTTGAGCGACCTGCAGCTGACGGCGGACGCAACCGCCAACCCGAAGAACCCGCAGGCGAAGATCACCGCCACCGGCGTGCTCGGCGGCCAGGCGATCAACGTCAAGGCCGATCTCGTTTCCAAGGACGGCCGCACCAGCGTGCCGGTCCTGCAGGTGCAGATCGGCGAGAACACGCTGAACGGCGTCGTCAACTTCACGTCCGACTTCCTGCCGCAGGGGACGATCGACTTCACATTCCCCGATGTCGGGCTGCTCGCCGCCATGGCCGGCGAAAAGGCCTCCGGCGACTTGGCGGGATCGGCGTCGATCAAAAGCGATGGCGGCATAACCTCGATCGCGCTCAAGGCCAGCGGCTCCGGCATCAAGCGCGGCGATCTCGTCATCACCAAGCCGGTGGCGGACATCACCATCGCCGATTTGAAGGCGCTGGCGATCAAGGGCAATCTTTCCATCGAAACCTTTGCCCAAGGCGCCAACCGCGTCAGCGGCCTGAAGCTCGATTTCGTCCAGCAGGAAAACCAGACCAATGTCGCGCTCGATGGCAGCTATGATGGCGCGCCGCTGAAGTTGCGCGCCGATATCCAGACGGCGGGCGGCAAGACGACTGTCGATCTCGCCTCCTTCACTGCCGCCCCGAGAAAGATCCCGGTCAAGCTCTCAGCACCGACGACAATCTCCATCGAGAACGGCACCGTCAGCCTGCAGAAATTGACGATCGCGGCGTCCGGCGGCACGATCACGGTGACCGGATCAGCGGGCGAAAAACTCGATCTCGCCATCAATCTCAATGCCCTGCCCGCCAGGCTTGCCAATACCTTCGCGCCGTCGCTCGGCGCGGACGGCGCCATCAGCGGCACGGTGGGTGTCAAAGGCACATCGACCGCACCGGTCGCCACCTACGATCTGCGCTGGGCCAATGCGGTGGTTGCGCAAGCCAGGTCGGCCGGCGTCAGCGCGCTCGACATCACCGCCAAGGGCCAGTTCGCCAACAGCACCGTGACGCTCGACGCGACGATCAGCGGTGCGGGCGGCCTCTCCTTCAGGGGCGGCGGCAAGGTGGGCCTCACCGGCAACAGGCCGATCGACATGAAATTCTCCGGCAACCTGCCCTTCGGTCTCGCCGCAGGTCTGCTGGCGCAGCAGGGCTTCACGCTGACAGGCGCCGCCAATGTCGATCTCGCCATCAGAGGCGCTGCGACGGCGCCGCAGATCACCGGCACGATCTCGACCTCCGGTGCCCGACTTGTCGATGTCCGCCGTAACCTCGCGATCACCGACCTGACGGCCAATATTTCCCTCGACGGCAAACAGGCAAGTATCCAAAAACTGTCCGGTCGGCTCGCCAGCGGCGGTTCGCTCGATGTCAGCGGCACGGTCGGCATCGCGCCGGGCTCCGGCTTTCCTGCCGATCTCACTATCCGTCTCGACAACGCGACCTATGTCGACGGCAGCCTGTTCACCGCCAACGTCGATGGCGCCCTGACGCTGAAGGGCTCCCTCACGGCGGCGCCGGTGCTGGGCGGAAAGGTCACCATTCAGAAGGCAGCGATTACGATTCCGGAAAAACTCCCGGCTTCGCTGTCGGAGATCAACATCAAGCACAAGAATGCTCCGGCCAAGGTTCGCCAGATGCAGGCGGATGTCAAAAGCGACACGGCGAGCAGCGGCGGGGCCAAGAGCGGCGGCGTGGCCTTCGACCTCGCCGTCCATGCACCTGGAAAGCTATTCGTCCGCGGCCGCGGCATCGACGCCGAACTCGGCGGCGATCTGACGATCCGCGGCACAGCCGCCCAGCCGGTAGTGTCGGGCGGTTTCCAGATGCGGCGCGGCCGATTGGAAATTCTCGGCAAACGGCTCGATTTCTCCGACGGCACGATCAGCTTCGGCGGCAATCTGATCCCGACGCTCGACCTCGACGCAACGTCGACTGCAGGGTCGACGACGATCACCGTCAATGTCGCCGGTCTTGCCAACAATCCGACCGTCACCTTCTCGTCTTCGCCCGCTCTGCCGCAGGATGAAATCCTGGCGCAGCTGATCTTCAACCGGTCGCTCTCCAACCTGTCGGCCCTGCAGATCGCGCAGCTCGCGAGTGCCGTGAGCCAGCTCGCAGGCGGCGGCTCCAACTCGCTTCTCGACGGATTGCGCAACAAGCTCGGCGTCGACGATCTCGACGTCTCGACCGACGCCAACGGCGGCGCCCAGGTGACGGCCGGCAAATATCTGAACGACCGCACCTATCTGGAACTTCAGTCAGGCTCCGAAGCCGGCAGCGGCAAGGCGATCATCAATCTCGACGTCGGCCGCGGCGTCAAGCTGCGCGGCGAAGCCGGCAGCAGCGGTACAGGCGCGGGCATCTTCTACGAGAAGGAATATTGA
- a CDS encoding Lrp/AsnC family transcriptional regulator — MISLDDLDHTLISALRHNARTPVSSLAAATGASRATVAARIDRLVSSGTIAAFTIRTGAELSGTGVRAIVMIEIHGKMADKVAAQLRGLPQVRALHSTNGRWDFIAELEDKDLATFDETLRRIRLIDGINLTETNILLKTSKMATGL, encoded by the coding sequence ATGATAAGCCTTGACGATCTGGATCATACGCTGATCAGCGCGCTTCGCCACAATGCCCGCACACCGGTGTCGTCGCTGGCTGCGGCAACCGGTGCATCGCGTGCCACCGTTGCCGCCCGCATCGACCGTCTGGTGTCGTCGGGCACCATCGCCGCCTTCACCATCCGCACCGGCGCGGAACTTTCCGGCACCGGTGTCAGGGCTATCGTCATGATCGAGATTCACGGCAAGATGGCCGACAAGGTTGCTGCGCAATTGCGCGGCCTGCCGCAGGTCAGGGCGCTCCATTCCACCAATGGCCGCTGGGATTTCATCGCCGAGCTCGAGGACAAGGATCTCGCCACCTTCGACGAAACGCTGCGGCGCATCCGGCTGATCGACGGCATCAATCTGACGGAAACGAATATCCTGCTGAAAACGAGCAAGATGGCGACGGGGCTATAG
- the rocF gene encoding arginase, protein MAESKKNIALIGAPLEEGSGRRGCAMGPAALRIAGIDTILAGLGHSVTDEGDLKPLPARDLANHPGANNLQIVAAITRALDETVHDTARGGKFPLILGGDHALSMGSVSGMARYAREQNRPLFVLWLDAHADFNSPTTSPSGNMHGMPVAFFCGQAEFAPILDKDRPLVDPRHVFQVGIRSVDDREREEIAEHGVNVYDMRAIDETGMAHIMHEIIATIKGANGMLHVSLDVDFLDPEFAPGVGTTVPGGATFREAHLIMEMLCDSGLVSSLDLVELNPFLDDRGKSARILVELTASLFGRRILDRPTRGA, encoded by the coding sequence ATGGCTGAATCCAAGAAAAACATTGCGCTGATCGGCGCCCCACTCGAGGAAGGCTCCGGCCGCCGTGGTTGCGCCATGGGTCCGGCAGCGCTGCGCATCGCCGGCATTGACACCATCCTCGCCGGCCTCGGCCACAGCGTTACCGACGAAGGCGACCTGAAGCCGCTGCCGGCCCGTGACCTTGCCAATCATCCCGGGGCCAACAACCTGCAGATCGTTGCCGCCATCACCCGCGCATTGGATGAGACGGTCCACGACACGGCGCGAGGCGGCAAGTTCCCGCTGATCCTCGGCGGCGACCATGCCCTGTCGATGGGCTCGGTTTCCGGCATGGCGCGCTATGCAAGGGAACAGAACCGCCCGCTCTTCGTGCTGTGGCTCGATGCCCATGCCGACTTCAATTCCCCGACAACCTCGCCATCCGGCAACATGCATGGCATGCCGGTCGCATTCTTCTGCGGCCAGGCCGAATTCGCCCCGATCCTCGACAAGGACCGGCCGCTGGTCGACCCGAGACACGTCTTCCAGGTCGGCATCCGTTCCGTCGATGACCGCGAGCGCGAGGAAATCGCCGAGCACGGCGTCAATGTCTACGACATGCGCGCTATCGACGAGACCGGCATGGCCCATATCATGCACGAGATCATCGCGACGATTAAGGGCGCAAACGGCATGCTGCATGTCAGCCTCGATGTCGATTTTCTCGATCCCGAGTTCGCCCCCGGCGTCGGCACCACGGTGCCCGGCGGCGCGACCTTCCGCGAAGCGCATCTGATCATGGAAATGCTCTGCGACAGCGGCCTCGTCTCGTCGCTCGATCTCGTCGAGCTCAACCCCTTCCTCGACGATCGCGGCAAGAGCGCCCGCATCCTCGTCGAACTGACCGCCAGCCTGTTCGGCCGCCGCATTCTCGATCGCCCGACCCGCGGCGCCTGA
- the rocD gene encoding ornithine--oxo-acid transaminase: MNTTNALIETEYRLGAHNYKPLDVILSRGEGVYVWDLDGNRYLDCLSAYSAVNQGHCHPKILAAMVEQAQKLTLTSRAFRNDQLAHLYEELAALTGSHKILPMNSGAEAVETAVKAVRKWGYEVKGVPDDKAEIIVCSNNFHGRTMGIVGFSTDPDARTGFGPFAPGFVTVPFGDIEAFRAAINENTVAFLIEPIQGEAGVIIPPRGYFPEVRALCSKHGVTLILDEIQTGLGRTGKLLAEEHEGIEADVTLIGKALSGGFYPVSAVLSNSEVLGVLKPGQHGSTFGGNPLACAIARAALKALTEEGMIENSARMGERFQAGLKDIRSNIIKDVRGRGLMLAVELVPEAGGARKYCEALKERGILAKDTHGDTIRIAPPLVITQDQVDWAIEQLAGVLASA, translated from the coding sequence ATGAACACGACGAACGCACTCATCGAAACAGAATATCGGCTCGGCGCGCACAACTACAAGCCGCTCGACGTCATCCTGTCGCGCGGCGAAGGCGTCTATGTCTGGGATCTCGACGGCAATCGCTACCTCGACTGCCTGTCGGCCTATTCCGCCGTCAACCAGGGCCATTGCCATCCGAAGATCCTCGCGGCGATGGTCGAGCAGGCGCAGAAGCTGACGCTGACCTCCCGCGCCTTCCGCAACGACCAGCTGGCACATCTCTACGAGGAACTGGCAGCGCTCACCGGCAGCCACAAGATCCTGCCGATGAACTCCGGCGCTGAAGCCGTCGAAACCGCCGTCAAGGCGGTCCGCAAATGGGGATACGAGGTCAAGGGCGTTCCCGACGACAAGGCCGAGATCATTGTCTGCTCGAACAACTTCCACGGCCGCACCATGGGCATCGTCGGTTTCTCCACCGACCCGGACGCCCGTACCGGTTTCGGCCCCTTCGCGCCCGGCTTCGTCACCGTGCCCTTCGGCGATATCGAAGCCTTCCGCGCGGCGATCAACGAGAACACCGTCGCTTTCCTGATCGAGCCGATCCAGGGCGAAGCCGGCGTCATCATCCCGCCACGCGGCTATTTCCCCGAGGTCCGCGCGCTCTGCTCGAAGCACGGCGTGACGCTGATCCTCGACGAGATCCAGACCGGCCTTGGCCGAACCGGCAAGCTGCTTGCCGAAGAGCATGAGGGCATCGAGGCCGACGTGACCTTGATCGGCAAGGCGCTCTCCGGCGGCTTCTATCCGGTTTCGGCCGTGCTCTCGAATTCCGAGGTGCTCGGCGTCTTGAAGCCCGGCCAACATGGCTCGACCTTTGGCGGTAACCCGCTTGCCTGCGCCATCGCCCGCGCAGCCTTGAAGGCGCTGACCGAGGAAGGCATGATCGAGAACTCCGCCCGCATGGGCGAGCGCTTCCAGGCTGGCCTGAAGGACATCCGCTCCAACATCATCAAGGACGTCCGCGGCCGCGGCCTGATGCTTGCCGTCGAGCTCGTGCCGGAAGCGGGCGGCGCCCGCAAATATTGCGAGGCCCTCAAGGAACGCGGCATCCTCGCCAAGGACACCCATGGCGACACGATCCGCATCGCCCCGCCGCTGGTCATCACGCAAGACCAGGTCGACTGGGCGATCGAGCAGTTGGCGGGCGTTCTCGCCTCGGCTTGA
- a CDS encoding chemotaxis protein CheW — protein sequence MTNALKMAGFDGETLEIIAFRLHDQEFCVKTTTIREIRGWAPSTPIPHSPADVLGVMNLRGTVIPIIDLAHKLGMKSTVANERSAIVVAEVHNMVIGLVVDRVSDILTVQGNQVQPVPEITTSFDKSYAEGIIANESGMICFLNLARMFKEREMDDMAA from the coding sequence ATGACGAATGCACTGAAAATGGCAGGTTTCGACGGCGAGACGCTGGAAATCATCGCCTTCCGCCTTCACGATCAGGAATTCTGCGTGAAGACCACGACGATCCGCGAAATCCGCGGCTGGGCGCCCTCGACGCCGATCCCGCATTCGCCGGCCGATGTGCTCGGCGTCATGAACCTGCGCGGCACGGTCATCCCGATCATCGACCTCGCCCATAAGCTCGGCATGAAGTCGACGGTTGCCAACGAGCGCAGCGCCATCGTCGTCGCCGAAGTGCACAACATGGTCATCGGCCTCGTGGTCGACCGTGTCTCCGACATCCTGACGGTCCAGGGCAACCAGGTGCAGCCGGTTCCGGAAATCACCACATCCTTCGACAAAAGCTATGCCGAAGGCATCATCGCCAACGAGAGCGGCATGATCTGCTTCCTCAATCTCGCCCGCATGTTCAAGGAACGCGAGATGGACGACATGGCCGCCTGA